The window GCGCCGTCCACACCGATCATCCCGATCAAATGTAAAATCACATCTTTGCCGCTAACCCATTTGGAGGGCTTGTTTTTCAGTACAATCTGAATGGCCGAAGGAACTTTAAACCACGTCTTACCTGCAATCATGCCCGCGGCCATGTCGGTAGAGCCAACCCCCGTCGAAAATGCGCCGAGCGCACCATAGGTGCAGGTATGGGAATCCGCGCCGATTACGCAGTCACCCGGGCCGACCAATCCTTTCTCCGGCAGAAGCGCGTGTTCAATCCCCATTTGCCCGACGTCAAAAAAATTCGTAATCTGATATTTTTCGGCGAAATCTCGCACCTGACGGCATTGCTCCGCAGCCTTTATATCCTTATTCGGGGTAAAGTGGTCGAGTACCAGCGCAATTTTATCTTTGTCAAAGACCGAGGAAGCACCGCATTTTTCAAACTCGTTAATCGCCACCGGCGAAGTGATATCGTTACCGAGCACAAGGTCGAGCTTCGCTTCAATCAGCTGTCCGGCCTCCACGTGTTCCAGTCCAGCATGTGCGGCAAGGATCTTCTGCGTCATCGTCATTCCCATCGTGATATCCTCCCTATTTATTGATTTGCTTTCAGTCAGTATCTGATCGTATTATTACATGAAACTTGCAAAAAGAATGTAACATATGTTACAATTATTCAAATAATAGCGAATGTGAGGGATGGAAATGGAACCATTTTCCCGAAAAAACATAGGGGGCGTGTTGGAAAAATCCCACACACCCCACAATTATGAAAAAGACCGTATGATTTACTGGCAGGAAGCACCCGCCGGCGAATTCTATTATTTAAAAAGCGGAACGGTAAAAATCTTCATCAGCTCGGAAAACGGCATGGAAAAAACACTCACCGTTCTGGAACACGGCAGCATTTTCGGTGAAGCCGCCTTTTTCGACGGCATGCCGAGGGTATCCAGTGCCAAGACCCTTGTAAAATCCGAAATCATCACGGTAACCCGCCAAAGTCTGATGGACTGCATCCGGCGCGAGCCGCAGCTCGCCATGAACCTGCTCACATATCTGTCACAGACAATCCGTATGCTTTCCGCTCAGGTGAACTCCATGACCTTTTTACAGGCAGACCAGCGTCTTGCACGGCTGCTGCTCAGTCTGTCCAAAGCTAAAACCGTGCACACCACCCACGAAGATTTAGCCGGACTTGCGGGCGTTTCGCGCGTAACCGTCAGCCGCATCCTTACAGACTTTGCTCAAAAGGGCTGGACAGCCACGCGTTACCGGGAGGTAGAAATTTTAGACGAAGCCGGTTTGAAAGCCTTTATCAAGGAGTAACTCAATCCCTCGGCTTCATGGTGGGGAACAAAAGCACATCGCGGATAGACGCGCTGTCGGTCAGGAGCATTACCAGACGGTCAACGCCCATTCCCATGCCGCCGGTCGGGGGCATCCCGTATTCCAGCGCGGTCAGGAAGTCCTCGTCAATCATATTGGCTTCTTCGTTGCCTGCGGCGCGCAGTTCCATTTGACGCATGAAACGTTCACGCTGGTCAATCGGGTCGTTCAGCTCCGAATAGGCGTTTGCAAGCTCGCGCCGTGCGATAAACAGCTCAAACCGCTCCACAAGTTCGGGGCAGTCCTGCTTACGCTTTGTCAGGGGCGAGACCTCGACCGGATAATCATAGATGAAAGTGGGCTGCAAAAGCTGCTCCTCCACTTTTTCCTCAAACACGAGCGACATAATGTCGCCCCATGTGTCGGTGCTCTTCGCAACAAGTCCAAGCCCCTTGGCAATCACCAGTGCTTTCTCCGTGTCCCCCTTGAAAGTGAGGAAGTCGACGCCCGTGTATTCTTTGATCGCTTCGTTCATGGAAAGGCGCTGAAACGGTACAGCAAGGTCGACCTCTTCGCCCTGATAGGTTATTTTATCGGTTCCGCACGCTTTATCCGCGCAGGCATGAATCATATTTTCAGTGAGCTCCATCATCCCGCGGTAATCCGTATATGCTTCATAAAGCTCAATCATTGTAAACTCCGGATTATGTTTTACATCCATCCCCTCATTGCGGAAAATACGGCCGATTTCATAAATCCGCTCCATACCGCCGACAATCAGTCTTTTCAGGTGCAGCTCCAATGCAATTCGTAAGTACATGTCAATATCGAGCGTATTGTGGTGTGTAACAAACGGCCGCGCCGCCGCGCCGCCCGCGATGGTGTTCAGCACAGGCGTTTCTACTTCAATATAGGACTTTTCATCCAAAAAATTCCGCATGGTCTTTATAATTTCGCTGCGCTTGATAAAGGTATCCTTGACCTCGGGATTGACAATCAGGTCGATGTAGCGCTGACGGTAGCGCAGGTCGGTATCTTTCAGCCCATGGAACTTTTCAGGCATGGGCAGCAATGATTTGGAGAGCAGTTTAATTTCTTTGGCATGAACGGAAATTTCCCCTCTGCGGGTTTTAAAAACATATCCTTTCACACTGACAATGTCGCCGACATCCCAATAGCTTTTCAGGTCATTGTAGCTGTCCTCGCCCACCTGATCGATTTTCAGGTAGACCTGCATTCTTCCGCTGCGGTCGTGAATGTCCAAAAAGCTCGCTTTGCCCATGTCGCGCCAGCTCATGACACGTCCGGCTATGCACACGTCGCAGTTTTCAAGCTCCTCAAAAAGCTGACGGATTTCCTGCGCGGTAATATCGCGCGGGCAGGTCGTAATGGCAAATGGATCCCTGCCTGCCTGCTGCAGCGCTGTCAGCTTATCCCTTCGAATTTGCAGCAGCTCGCTGATATCCTGTTCCGGCGTAATAACCGTTTCGTTTGTCTCATTTATCTTATCGCTCATTTATAACTCTCCTACATCATTAATTCACTCCCGCCCCAAAAAATTATTTGGATATGGCAAGAACTTCGTACTCCATCACTCCGGCAGGAACTTCAACTCCAACAATATCGCCGATTCCGTGATTCAAAAGGGATTTTCCAACCAGTGATTCGTCCGAAATGTTTCCGTTAAGCGGATCGACTTCGTTGGAACCGACTATTTTATAGTTGACTACGCTGCTGTTTCCGGTTGAAGGATTTGTCACCCTGACTTCCACCTTGGACCCAATGTGGATGTTTTCGTTGCTCAGCTCGTTCTCATCAATGACTTTTACATTTTTAAGCATCACTTCAATATCCGCGATGCGGGCCTCAACGATTGCCTGATCGTTTTTTGCCTCATCATATTCACTGTTTTCAGACAAGTCGCCAAAAGAAAGGGCCACTTTGATTTTTTCCGCTACTTCCTTGCGTTTAACGCTTTTCAGTTCATCAAGCTCATTCTCAAGCTTTTCCAGACCTTCTTTTGTCAAAATTACCTGTTTGACCATATATAATAACCACCTTTTCAATGCAAGTTTCTTGCACTATTTCTAATTTTTATAATAAATACATTATAGTGATGCGGCACCGTTCTGTCAACAAAATCCGGCCTTCAGGCTTTAATTTCCAGAAAAAACAGGGATATGCATATGCATATCCCTGACTTGGTTCAGTCCGTCGCCGCAGTGCTCGTTGCCGGCGCTGATTCAGTTGCGCTCGGAGTCTGCGAAACGATTGCTCCCTGTCGAATCAGCGCGGAAACCGCAGCCTGCAGCTGCGTGTCCTGGCCGCCCGCAAGCTGATTTTTCACCAGTAGCGCCTGCTGAGCGGCGTCGAGCGGCTTGCTTACATCCACGTCGATCCCCTTCCCGTCAAAGACATTTCCGTTCAGGGTCAGGTAATTTGCGACGGAAAGGATAATTGCCGAGCCGTCGGAAAGCGGCATCACCTCATCCTTTGTACCAAAGCCGGCCGTCTTTTCTCCGACGAGCAGTCCCTTTTTGTAATCTTTGATATCGGACGCGAAAATTTCAGCAGCACCGAAGGTGTTCTGGTCAACAATCACCGTGATCGGCAAGCTGATTTCATTGGCGTTTGAGGTGCGTTCCACCGTTATTTCTCCGGCTTTGTCCTTATAGCTGACCGTATTGCCCGCCGGCAGAAGGGTGTCCAGCATGGCGGCCATTCCGCTGATGCTTCCCCCCGAATTGTTGCGCAGATCAATCACAATTCCCGCTGCGCCTTCTTTCATGCGCTGTGAAAGCAGCGTGTTAAACTGCTCCGCGTTTGTATCCGTAAATTCGCTTATTTTCAAATAAGCCACATTTCCGTTGATCATGGAGGAGCTGATTGTGTGCTCGGTATACTCCGCACGGGTTACCGTAATGCTGATATTGTCGGTTTTTGTTCCGGTTCCGCTTGAGGTATCGGCCGCAACAGTTTTACGCAAAATGCCGAATTTTACTTTTGAGCCGGAAATTCCGTCGAGCTTATTGAGTGCGTCGCCGTAAGTGATGCGTACAATTTCCTTGTCGTCCATGCTGACAATGGTGTCGCCCTTTTTTATTCCGCTCTTTTCAGCCGGCGAATTCGGCATCACATCAATCACTTCCATATTGCCGTCGGTATCACGAACCGTTTTAATACCTACGCCGATATTCTTTCCACTGTTGCCGCTCACATAGGCCTTGTATTTTTCGGCCGACAGATATTTTGCCTGTGAATCGCCCAGCCCGGCTACATAACCGGCACAAATTCCATCATTCAAAGCAGATTCGTCCACCGTTCCAATAAAGTCCTGCCTTGCTTTCTGATCAATTTCACTCAGCTTAGTGTACGTTGCCTGGCGCTCATTGATATCCGCAACCTTAGAATTGAAACTCTTCATCGCGTATACATAGGTGATAGAGACCGTGATAGAAGCCGTAATGGCAACGAGGGCGACCGTCGCGCCCCAGGACAATTTTCTGCTCATATCGAATCAATCATTCCTTATTCTGGATTTTCCCGCCAAAGCAATTCTGTTTTTAGCTCACACAAAATTGCTCTGCAAATTCGATCGCCGGGACTAACTGCCGCCTATCCCTTGCTGAACCAGTTCATTGGGTTCTTCGCCACACCGTTTACACGGATTTCAAAATGAAGATGGGGCCCGGTAGAGTCGCCGGTACTGCCGACATAGGCAATTACCTGTCCCTTTTTCACGGTCTGCCCTTTGCTGACGGCAACACTGCTGCAATGTCCGTAGAGGGTGGAGTATCCGCCGCCGTGGTCAATTGCCACGACATTGCCGTATCCGCCGTATCCGGTACCGTAATTCCCCCAGCCGGCCATCATGACCTTACCGGAATCGGCCGCGACAATCGGCTTGCCGTAAACACCGGCTGCCGCAATATCAATTCCTTTGTGGAATCCGCCGCTGCGCGATCCGTATCCGCTGGAAATTCTGGTTACGCCCGGCACCGGCCACGTAAAGTTGCCTTTGCTCACATAGCCGCCGCTGCCGCCGGTTCCTTTCTGCGACGCGTAATAATCCTTATACCACTGGTCGATTGCCGCATCCGCCTTTTTGCGCTGCGCGGCAAGCTTTGCGCTTTCCGCATTGGCCGAGGACTCGTTTGCAGCAAGCTCCGCGATCACCGACTTTGTTTCATTGATCAGTGAAGTCAGTTCACCCTGCTTCGTGTCCAGCGCTACTTTCGCGTCGGCAACGCTTTTACGGTTTGTTTCAATTTCTGCTTTTTGTGTCTGAATGCTCTGCATGTCTGTTTTCAGCGTATTGATTAAATTGGTGTCATGCGTGGTAATCGCCTGGATTGCTTCGGTTTTATCCGCAAGGTCCATCACGCTCTTTGCATTCAGGATAATCTCAAGGTTGGATGCTTCCCCTGTCAGATAGAGCGCACGCAGCCGTTGCTTAAGCAGTTCATAATTTGTGTTGATGCTTTTCTGCTTGCCGGCAATCTGCGACTCTTTTTCAGAAATATCCGAATCAAGGGCGGTAATCTGCTGGTTGATAACATCTATCTGGCTCTGTACGGTGCTTACCTGCGTATCCAGTGCATTTTTGTATTCCTGTTTTTTTGCCTTGTCCGCTTTCAGCGATTTCAGCTTTGCCGCTACCTCGGACTGCTGCTTCTTTAATTCGCTTTGTTCCTTCTGCAGCTGGCTCAGACTTTTGGAGGCAGATGCAGGTACTGAAATTTGAGGGGTAAAGATCATTGCCAGTGCCAAAATGACGGCCACCATATATTTTACCCATTTTTTACCACCCAACAATCTCCCCTCCTTCTTTTTTTAGATATTTACTGATGGAAATCACACCGCCGACCGCGCCGAACAGGGTGCCGGCCAGAATAAACGCCAGTGTGATGCTCCCCGCCAGAGGCCGTATGTCCACAGGGGTAAACAACATAATTGATGTAATGGACGTCATCATTTTATTGTAGAGAAGCAGTAAAATCAGGCTTGAAACAGCACCTGAGATAATACCGATAATCATCCCTTCCACAATAAACGGAATTCGCACAAACCAGTTTGTCGCGCCGACGGATTTCATGATACTGATCTCCACGCGCCGTGAAAACATGGTGACACGAATGGTGTTGGAAATAATAAACAATGATACCAGACTGAGCAGCAGGATAATCCAGAACCCCACCATGGTAATCATCCGGTCCAGACTTGTCAGCTTTGCCGCTATGTCGGAATAGTCGTTGATGCTTGCAACACCGGTAATCTTTTTGATCTGCGCCGCCGTATCCTTGTATTTCGACAAATCCTTAAACGAAACCTTAAAAGCATCCGGAAGCGGATTTTCTTTTCCCGTCATGCCCTGCAGCATCGTGCCGTCCTTATCTCCCAAAATTTTCATATACTGCTGAATGGCATCATCCTTGGGGACAAACTCGCAATCTTCAATATTATCAAGCTTTTTAATTTCTTCCCCCACTTTTATTGCGGAAAGCGTGGGCAGGTTTTGTGTCATATAAATTTTAACAGAGTTGTTTCCCTCAATCGTCTTCATCGCGGAATCAATGTTATAGGAAAAAAGCACCGCGGCGCCCGTCAGCAACAGACACGATATCAGAACACCGACCGAGGCAAAGCTCATGGTGCGGTTATTCCAGATATTTTTTATTCCCTCTTTGATCAGGTAGCCCAATCCCTTAATCCTCATGGCGCACCTCCTCCTGCGAAGCAGTGTCCGCCACAATGGTTCCGCCATGAATCTCGACCACTCTGCGGTGGAAGTGCTTAACCAGCGTGTGTTCATGCGTCACCATCAGAATCGTTGTGCCGCGGCGGTTGATTTCGTTGAGCAAATCCACTATTTCAAACGAAAGGGCGGGGTCAATGTTGCCCGTCGGTTCGTCGGCAATAATCAGTTTCGGATTGTTGACCAGCGCTCTTGCAAGGCCGACACGCTGCTGTTCACCGCCGGAAAGTTCCGTCGGGTGGCACAGCGCCTTGTTCTGAAGGTCAACAAGGCCCAGAATGTACGGCACCCGCTTGTGAATTTCTTTGTTTGTTGCGCCGACAATGTGCATGGCAAACGCCACGTTTTCGAAAACCGTCATATTGTCAATCAGCCTGAAATCCTGAAAAACGATTCCCATTGTCCGGCGCATATAGGGCACGTCCCGTCTTTTCAGCGCAGAAAGCTGGCGCCCGTTGACAATAATCTCACCCTCGTTGGGTTTTTCCTCACACATAATCAGCTTGAGGAATGTACTTTTTCCCGCACCGGAAGACCCCACAATGAACACAAATTCGCCCTTGTCCACTTTCAGATTCACATTTTTCAGTGCTTTGGTACCATTTGAATATGTTTTACTTACGTTCTGAAATTCTATCAATGTAATCGCTCCATAAATTTCTTTTCAGTGTTTTTCCCGTTTCAAAATCAACAGGAAGCCCCATAAACCAAAACCCATTGGCATGTTTACATAATACCAATGGGCGGCAAACTTATTATTTCAATATAGAATTAATTTGTAATATATTTGTAACTTATCTCATTTCTCTGTCAGAATTTAACTGGGTTGGAAGAAAGATACTTTTTTACCATAAGCGCCACTTTAAACACAATGGCATCTTCAAATTCGCGAAGATCCAGTCCGGTAATCTTTTTAATCTTCTCCAATCTGTAAACAAGCGTGTTTCTGTGAACGAAAAGCTTGCGGGAAGTTTCCGAAACATTCAGATTGTTTTCAAAGAAACGCTGAATGGTAAACAGAGTCTCGTGATCAAGCGATTCAATCGAGCCGCGCTTAAAGACTTCTTTGAGGAACATGTCGCACAAAGTCGTCGGCAGCTGATAAATCAGACGTGCAATGCCAAGGTTGTCATAGCTGACAATCGGTTTCTCGGTGTCGAACACCTTGCCGACCTCCAGTGCAACCTGCGCCTCCTTAAAGGAACGGGCCAAATCCTTAATCCCGGTAACCGTCGTACCAATACCGACAACACAGTGGGTATAGAATTCGCTTGAAAGCGTGTCCACAATCGAACCTGCCAGTTTTTCAAGATCCTTCGGCTCAATGCCGGCGCGGATTTCCTTGACTAGCGCAATGTCGTTTTCATTGATATTAATAATAAAATCCTTGTTTTTATCCGGGAACAGGTTCTGCACCACGTCGTAAGCCGAAATGTCGGATTTGCTTGTAATTTTGATCATCATACACACACGGTTCACATCGGAATTAAAGCGGAGCTCACGTGCTTTTAAATAGATATCGCCGGGCAGAATATTATCAAGAATGACATTCTTGATAAAATTGTTTCGGTCGAATTTTTCATCATAATACTGCTTTATGCTGCTCAGCGAAACCGCAAGCAAAGAAGCGTAGCGCCCGGCCTCCGGATCACTTCCTGAAACAAAGACGGCATATTCCGGTCTTGGGCGGCTGCCAAACGACTTAAAAGTATAGCCGTTGACCACAAAGGCTCCGGGTGTCGCTAAAATCTCAGCAGTAATGCTGTCGTTCACTTCGCCGATGCGCCCAAGTTCACTGCAGGCAATAATAACCGAGGTTTCATCAATGACACCGATCGTCCGGTCTATTGCATCTCGCATTTGATGGATAACTCCCTGAAATAATCTATTTGACATAGCTCTCCCTCACTTTATATAACTTGTATAATCTGCTGAAATATTATAGTATGCTACATACATTTTACATAAATTCAAAGCAATTTTCAACTATGAATTGAACATAAAATAAAAAAATATCAAATTTAGGGAGCTATTTGACAAAAAAATTCTATTTTCGGGTTGTTTAACCCCTTCTTTCAGGTCGGATTCCCGCAAATTTTGCAAAGAAAACAAAAAGAGCCATGTCAACAGACACAGCTCCGTAAAATGTTTTGTTAATTTTTGTTAATTAAAAATCGCTTTTTCTGTTTCCCTGTCAAACAAATGCAGCTTTTGAAGATTAAACGCAATTTCAATGATATCGCCTGTCTTGGCGGTGGAAGTCGGCTCAACTCTCGCCGTAATGTCATTTCCCTCACAGGTCAAATAAAGGTATGTTTCGGCGCCCATCAGTTCCGTTACTTCCACGTTTACTTTTACAATGCCGTCTGTAGCCTTCTGAAGAAATTCCGGCTCGTCATGCACGTCTTCGGGGCGGATTCCAAACACAACGCTTTTGCCGACATACTCCTTCAGCACGCCGTCTTTATCCTTCCCATCGGGAATCCCAATGCTGTACTGGCCGAATTTCAGGAAATAACGGCCTCCCTTGTTTTCTACCTCCGCATCAATAAAGTTCATTTGCGGAGAACCCATAAAGCCGGCGACAAATTCGTTTACCGGTAAATCGTAAAGATTCTGCGGTGTGTCGACCTGCTGCACAAAACCGTCCTTCATAACGACAATCCGGTCGCCCATGGTCATCGCTTCGGTCTGGTCATGCGTTACATAAATGAAGGTGGTGCCCAGTCTTTTGTGAAGTTTGGAGATTTCCGTTCTCATCTGCGCGCGCAGCTTTGCGTCAAGGTTTGAAAGCGGTTCGTCCAAAAGAAAAACCTTCGGATCACGCACAATGGCACGTCCAAGGGCAACGCGCTGGCGCTGGCCGCCGGACAAAGCCTTCGGCTTTCTGTCGAGC of the uncultured Caproiciproducens sp. genome contains:
- a CDS encoding S41 family peptidase; the protein is MSRKLSWGATVALVAITASITVSITYVYAMKSFNSKVADINERQATYTKLSEIDQKARQDFIGTVDESALNDGICAGYVAGLGDSQAKYLSAEKYKAYVSGNSGKNIGVGIKTVRDTDGNMEVIDVMPNSPAEKSGIKKGDTIVSMDDKEIVRITYGDALNKLDGISGSKVKFGILRKTVAADTSSGTGTKTDNISITVTRAEYTEHTISSSMINGNVAYLKISEFTDTNAEQFNTLLSQRMKEGAAGIVIDLRNNSGGSISGMAAMLDTLLPAGNTVSYKDKAGEITVERTSNANEISLPITVIVDQNTFGAAEIFASDIKDYKKGLLVGEKTAGFGTKDEVMPLSDGSAIILSVANYLTLNGNVFDGKGIDVDVSKPLDAAQQALLVKNQLAGGQDTQLQAAVSALIRQGAIVSQTPSATESAPATSTAATD
- a CDS encoding peptidoglycan DD-metalloendopeptidase family protein; this translates as MGGKKWVKYMVAVILALAMIFTPQISVPASASKSLSQLQKEQSELKKQQSEVAAKLKSLKADKAKKQEYKNALDTQVSTVQSQIDVINQQITALDSDISEKESQIAGKQKSINTNYELLKQRLRALYLTGEASNLEIILNAKSVMDLADKTEAIQAITTHDTNLINTLKTDMQSIQTQKAEIETNRKSVADAKVALDTKQGELTSLINETKSVIAELAANESSANAESAKLAAQRKKADAAIDQWYKDYYASQKGTGGSGGYVSKGNFTWPVPGVTRISSGYGSRSGGFHKGIDIAAAGVYGKPIVAADSGKVMMAGWGNYGTGYGGYGNVVAIDHGGGYSTLYGHCSSVAVSKGQTVKKGQVIAYVGSTGDSTGPHLHFEIRVNGVAKNPMNWFSKG
- a CDS encoding Crp/Fnr family transcriptional regulator, which encodes MEPFSRKNIGGVLEKSHTPHNYEKDRMIYWQEAPAGEFYYLKSGTVKIFISSENGMEKTLTVLEHGSIFGEAAFFDGMPRVSSAKTLVKSEIITVTRQSLMDCIRREPQLAMNLLTYLSQTIRMLSAQVNSMTFLQADQRLARLLLSLSKAKTVHTTHEDLAGLAGVSRVTVSRILTDFAQKGWTATRYREVEILDEAGLKAFIKE
- the ugpC gene encoding sn-glycerol-3-phosphate ABC transporter ATP-binding protein UgpC encodes the protein MANVTLKNIYKVYEGDVTAVTDFNLEIADKEFIILVGPSGCGKSTTLRMIAGLEEISKGELYIGDILANNIAPKDRDIAMVFQNYALYPHMTVFDNMAFGLKIRKIPKEDIKRRVEEAAKILDISHLLDRKPKALSGGQRQRVALGRAIVRDPKVFLLDEPLSNLDAKLRAQMRTEISKLHKRLGTTFIYVTHDQTEAMTMGDRIVVMKDGFVQQVDTPQNLYDLPVNEFVAGFMGSPQMNFIDAEVENKGGRYFLKFGQYSIGIPDGKDKDGVLKEYVGKSVVFGIRPEDVHDEPEFLQKATDGIVKVNVEVTELMGAETYLYLTCEGNDITARVEPTSTAKTGDIIEIAFNLQKLHLFDRETEKAIFN
- the lysS gene encoding lysine--tRNA ligase, translated to MSDKINETNETVITPEQDISELLQIRRDKLTALQQAGRDPFAITTCPRDITAQEIRQLFEELENCDVCIAGRVMSWRDMGKASFLDIHDRSGRMQVYLKIDQVGEDSYNDLKSYWDVGDIVSVKGYVFKTRRGEISVHAKEIKLLSKSLLPMPEKFHGLKDTDLRYRQRYIDLIVNPEVKDTFIKRSEIIKTMRNFLDEKSYIEVETPVLNTIAGGAAARPFVTHHNTLDIDMYLRIALELHLKRLIVGGMERIYEIGRIFRNEGMDVKHNPEFTMIELYEAYTDYRGMMELTENMIHACADKACGTDKITYQGEEVDLAVPFQRLSMNEAIKEYTGVDFLTFKGDTEKALVIAKGLGLVAKSTDTWGDIMSLVFEEKVEEQLLQPTFIYDYPVEVSPLTKRKQDCPELVERFELFIARRELANAYSELNDPIDQRERFMRQMELRAAGNEEANMIDEDFLTALEYGMPPTGGMGMGVDRLVMLLTDSASIRDVLLFPTMKPRD
- the ftsE gene encoding cell division ATP-binding protein FtsE codes for the protein MIEFQNVSKTYSNGTKALKNVNLKVDKGEFVFIVGSSGAGKSTFLKLIMCEEKPNEGEIIVNGRQLSALKRRDVPYMRRTMGIVFQDFRLIDNMTVFENVAFAMHIVGATNKEIHKRVPYILGLVDLQNKALCHPTELSGGEQQRVGLARALVNNPKLIIADEPTGNIDPALSFEIVDLLNEINRRGTTILMVTHEHTLVKHFHRRVVEIHGGTIVADTASQEEVRHED
- a CDS encoding helix-turn-helix domain-containing protein; the protein is MSNRLFQGVIHQMRDAIDRTIGVIDETSVIIACSELGRIGEVNDSITAEILATPGAFVVNGYTFKSFGSRPRPEYAVFVSGSDPEAGRYASLLAVSLSSIKQYYDEKFDRNNFIKNVILDNILPGDIYLKARELRFNSDVNRVCMMIKITSKSDISAYDVVQNLFPDKNKDFIININENDIALVKEIRAGIEPKDLEKLAGSIVDTLSSEFYTHCVVGIGTTVTGIKDLARSFKEAQVALEVGKVFDTEKPIVSYDNLGIARLIYQLPTTLCDMFLKEVFKRGSIESLDHETLFTIQRFFENNLNVSETSRKLFVHRNTLVYRLEKIKKITGLDLREFEDAIVFKVALMVKKYLSSNPVKF
- the ftsX gene encoding permease-like cell division protein FtsX — protein: MRIKGLGYLIKEGIKNIWNNRTMSFASVGVLISCLLLTGAAVLFSYNIDSAMKTIEGNNSVKIYMTQNLPTLSAIKVGEEIKKLDNIEDCEFVPKDDAIQQYMKILGDKDGTMLQGMTGKENPLPDAFKVSFKDLSKYKDTAAQIKKITGVASINDYSDIAAKLTSLDRMITMVGFWIILLLSLVSLFIISNTIRVTMFSRRVEISIMKSVGATNWFVRIPFIVEGMIIGIISGAVSSLILLLLYNKMMTSITSIMLFTPVDIRPLAGSITLAFILAGTLFGAVGGVISISKYLKKEGGEIVGW
- the greA gene encoding transcription elongation factor GreA, translating into MVKQVILTKEGLEKLENELDELKSVKRKEVAEKIKVALSFGDLSENSEYDEAKNDQAIVEARIADIEVMLKNVKVIDENELSNENIHIGSKVEVRVTNPSTGNSSVVNYKIVGSNEVDPLNGNISDESLVGKSLLNHGIGDIVGVEVPAGVMEYEVLAISK